One part of the Aricia agestis chromosome Z, ilAriAges1.1, whole genome shotgun sequence genome encodes these proteins:
- the LOC121739402 gene encoding uncharacterized protein LOC121739402 has translation MLWAPWWCLLAMVVRCTTQRAEPTACDDDACRCDSFTRLICHCTDDYKELTLRPDGAYRIPPTATAIIIDGCDRLIFLPDTVRNLIHLRLVEIRNVSHVVVNERSLAWNPFSRDSETNPGLRILIHNSTINEISSYAVQGRVDDIVISDSRINVLRPFAFSSLTGVKTIELTNNIFDNIEIQSFKKFTTNNFILRGGRASTLPSRFLSDVEVTNLFRVEGVSIKHLSSLTFLVSLPKRILVESNSIDTLDGDGFHMSARGPITFRNNTVMTVRNGAFLGFTADVEVVSLMGRQELLIDNNTITTLSPSSLTYNKTSLLLRLDGLNLNMTCTCQLADEWRGMLSEQGGIINCWYELEGHYVSIPTYLDTRCGAFKNTFWIFVVVGVFVIAVAAAIAVYFILRRENEKKKKLQIVMPDGKTYRETEFHIVVERAELLTTDL, from the exons ATGCTTTGGGCTCCGTGGTGGTGTCTCCTGGCGATGGTGGTGCGATGCACCACGCAGCGCGCCGAGCCGACAGCGTGCGACGACGACGCTTGTCGCTGCGATTCCTTCACCAGGCTTATATGCCACTGCACCGATGATTACAAA GAGCTGACCCTCAGACCGGACGGGGCGTACCGAATACCACCGACGGCCACGGCCATTATCATCGACGGCTGCGACCGACTCATCTTCCTCCCCGACACCGTCAGGAATCTCATACACCTGCGGCTCGTGGAGATCCGCAACGTCAGCCATGTCGTTGTAAACGAACGTTCCCTCGCCTGGAACCCCTTCTCTAGGGACAGCGAGACGAACCCTGGACTGCGGATACTGATACACAACAGCACAATCAACGAGATATCATCGTACGCGGTTCAAGGCCGCGTCGATGACATAGTTATAAGTGATAGTAGAATTAACGTTCTAAGGCCATTCGCATTTTCTAGTCTTACCGGTGTGAAAACCATAGAGCTCACTAATAATATATTCGATAACATAGAGATACAGTCGTTCAAGAAGTTCACGACTAACAACTTCATTCTGCGCGGGGGGCGGGCGAGCACTCTGCCCAGCCGGTTCCTATCCGACGTGGAAGTGACCAACCTCTTCCGGGTCGAGGGTGTTTCTATTAAGCATCTATCTAGTTTGACATTTCTTGTCAGTTTACCAAAGAGAATATTAGTAGAGAGTAACTCGATAGACACGTTGGACGGGGACGGCTTCCACATGAGCGCCCGGGGCCCGATCACGTTCAGGAATAACACAGTGATGACCGTCAGAAACGGTGCCTTCCTCGGTTTCACCGCCGACGTCGAGGTGGTCTCGCTGATGGGGCGACAGGAACTGTTGATAGACAACAACACTATAACGACTCTCAGCCCGTCATCGCTGACGTACAATAAGACATCATTACTGCTTCGATTGGACGGATTGAATTTGAACATGACTTGCACGTGTCAGCTGGCGGACGAGTGGAGAGGTATGTTGAGCGAGCAGGGTGGCATTATAAACTGCTGGTACGAGTTGGAAGGCCACTACGTCTCGATCCCCACCTACTTAGATACTAGATGTGGTGCATTTAAAAACACGTTTTGGATATTTGTCGTCGTGGGTGTTTTCGTAATAGCGGTGGCAGCAGCGATCGCAGTTTACTTCATTTTGAGacgcgaaaacgaaaagaaGAAGAAACTGCAAATAGTGATGCCGGACGGCAAAACGTACAGGGAGACAGAATTCCACATCGTGGTGGAAAGAGCTGAGCTTCTAACGACTGATCTATGA